One stretch of Armigeres subalbatus isolate Guangzhou_Male chromosome 2, GZ_Asu_2, whole genome shotgun sequence DNA includes these proteins:
- the LOC134212774 gene encoding U6 snRNA-associated Sm-like protein LSm7, translating into MADKKSGPSGPGGGGGPGGGGGGGGGGGGDNKEKRRKESILDLSKYLEKTIRVKFSGGREAAGVLKGYDPLLNLVLDNTVEFLRDPDDYKLAEETRHLGLVVCRGTSVVLICPQEGMESIQNPFITQEG; encoded by the exons ATGGCAGACAAAAAG TCCGGCCCCAGTGGTCCCGGTGGTGGCGGAGGGCCTGGTGGCGGTGGCGGTGGtggaggtggtggtggtggaGACAACAAGGAAAAACGCCGGAAGGAATCGATTCTGGATCTGAGCAAGTATTTGGAGAAAACGATCAGAGTAAAATTTTCCGGCGGCCGAGAAGCGGCCGGCGTGTTGAAAGGTTACGATCCGCTGCTTAATTTGGTGCTGGACAATACGGTTGAGTTTTTGCGCGATCCGGATGATTACAAACTGGCAGAGGAAACGCGACATCTGGGGCTAGTCGTGTGTCGGGGGACGTCGGTTGTGCTGATATGTCCCCAGGAGGGAATGGAGTCGATACAGAATCCTTTCATTACACAGGAGGGGTAA